The Glycine soja cultivar W05 chromosome 8, ASM419377v2, whole genome shotgun sequence genome has a window encoding:
- the LOC114423693 gene encoding uncharacterized protein LOC114423693 has product MESIQQNYNDDSMEHSSSSPPGSPDISDVVGALQLDPRVGEEYQVEVPGIIKESERLQLLMNPADSEVMLDSSLSFAIGLPISVTWIRNEVEDSGRERNLADVDGGKNSGQLGKSKNYVLVPGTLSNSWSEADAKSFLLGLFIFGKNFIKIKKFLENKGMGEILSFYYGKFFKSEEYHRWSDCRKIKGRKCIIGQKLLNGQRQHELLSRLIPHVSEESKDTLLQVSQSYVEGRTSVEEYILSIKSIVGLGVLVEAVGIGKEKEDLTSLAVELGKNNRVFSVPTCKAWASLGPSDIIKYLTGGLRLSKAKSNDLFWEAVWPRLLARGWHSEQPKNQGYVHSKDHLVFLIPGVKKFSRRKLVKGDHYFDSVSDVLSKVVAEPNLLVLEEETKVGSCNDEEPEKGLNKDDQFDYHRQCYLKPQASTTDHIKFMVIDTSLVHGGKSSDLMEFKSAPFKSVSKVEVNAAGITSKGAKHTRKVNHCKDMPDNIDKKLTKFTVIDTSRLYEGKLLKVRELTCLPVELENASKMTVLSRESKDSSSDEDSSSMVTCDKKNISNTNSQKGISDSDATNQKEANDKPDNNAKKRVESQKNQKTRVTDDNQLKRTIKHQFRRRARSDHCNPMVLPIKRRRLTACAKAETSRAVENSSGGLESEKVAFSQSSSFPDSHQNVCDSVSSRPNGSSIASLADRSVEVNNEEIILNEICQSRSNSCVEVEKCESQSAVTFNTPQVLLKSEDGEMVATVEEDGQCKKANDPCLSTDTQGVVEKPQRSSCDVGSMEQQPTNINPRRQSTRNRPLTVKAMESLGNEFLHVQRRRKKKDILSHIDAFSPCRKARTSKTKLHRHSSDHGTAVLVKEKHLSGDHKMEIVELVECFQATKLN; this is encoded by the exons ATGGAGTCAattcaacaaaattataatgatgATTCCATGGAGCATTCATCTAGTAGTCCTCCAGGTTCGCCTGATATAAGTGACGTAGTTGGAGCCCTGCAGTTGGATCCTCGAGTTGGTGAAGAATACCAGGTGGAGGTCCCTGGCATCATAAAAGAATCAGAACGGCTTCAACTTCTTATGAATCCTGCTGATTCAGAAGTTATGCTTGATAGCTCGCTTTCTTTTGCAATTGGTTTGCCCATCTCAGTCACATGGATACGTAATGAAGTGGAGGATAGTGGACGTGAAAGGAATCTTGCAGACGTTGATG GAGGCAAAAATTCAGGTCAACTGGGTAAAAGCAAAAATTATGTATTGGTTCCTGGCACATTGAGTAACTCTTGGAGTGAAGCTGATGCAAAAAGTTTTCTCCttggtttgtttatttttgggaagaattttattaagataaaaaaattcttagagaACAAAGGGATGGGGGAAATACTGTCATTTTACTATGGAAAGTTTTTCAAATCTGAAGAATATCATAGATGGTCAGACTGCAGGAAGATAAAAGGGAGAAAATGTATTATAGGACAGAAGCTTCTTAATGGACAGAGGCAACATGAACTATTGTCTCGCTTGATTCCCCATGTCTCAGAAGAATCTAAAGATACTTTGTTGCAG GTTTCTCAGTCATATGTGGAGGGCAGAACTTCTGTAGAAGAATACATTTTATCTATAAAGTCTATTGTTGGACTTGGTGTTCTTGTAGAAGCAGTAGGTATTGGAAAGGAAAAGGAAGACCTTACAAGCCTTGCTGTGGAACTTGGGAAGAACAATCGGGTGTTTTCAGTACCAACTTGTAAAGCTTGGGCTTCTCTTGGGCCCagtgatataataaaatatttaacaggAGGATTGCGACTTAGCAAAGCCAAAAGTAATGATCTCTTCTGGGAAGCTGTTTGGCCCCGCTTACTGGCAAGAGGTTGGCACTCTGAGCAACCAAAGAATCAAGGCTATGTCCACTCCAAAGATCATCTGGTTTTTCTTATCCCTGGTGTTAAGAAGTTTTCGAGGAGAAAACTTGTGAAAGGTGATCATTACTTTGATTCTGTTAGTGATGTATTGAGCAAAGTAGTAGCTGAACCTAATCTTCTTGTGCTTGAAGAAGAGACTAAAGTTGGTAGCTGCAATGATGAAGAGCCAGAAAAGGGATTGAATAAGGATGACCAATTTGATTATCATCGTCAATGTTACCTCAAGCCCCAAGCTTCTACTACAGATCATATAAAATTCATGGTTATTGATACCAGTTTGGTGCATGGAGGGAAGTCATCTGATTTAATGGAATTTAAATCTGCACCTTTTAAGTCAGTGAGTAAAGTTGAGGTAAATGCTGCTGGTATTACAAGTAAAGGGGCCAAACATACGAGGAAAGTAAACCATTGCAAGGATATGCCTGATAACATTGATAAAAAGTTGACAAAATTCACAGTAATTGATACCAGTAGGCTTTATGAAGGAAAATTATTGAAGGTGAGAGAACTGACATGTCTTCCAGTTGAATTAGAAAATGCTTCTAAGATGACTGTTCTCTCAAGAGAAAGTAAGGATAGCTCCTCTGATGAAGATTCATCAAGCATGGTGACATGTGACAAAAAGAATATTAGTAATACTAATAGCCAAAAAGGCATATCTGACAGTGATGCTACCAACCAAAAAGAAGCAAATGATAAGCCAGATAATAATGCAAAAAAAAGGGTagaaagccagaaaaatcagaAGACCCGTGTGACTGATGATAATCAGCTAAAGAGGACTATAAAGCATCAATTCCGTCGGAGGGCAAGATCAGATCATTGTAATCCTATGGTTCTTCCCATTAAAAGGAGAAGATTGACTGCTTGTGCCAAGGCAGAGACAAGCCGCGCCGTTGAGAATTCATCAGGAGGCTTGGAATCTGAAAAAGTGGCATTCTCTCAGTCATCGAGCTTTCCAGATTCCCACCAAAATGTTTGTGATTCAGTTAGTTCTCGGCCGAATGGAAGTTCAATTGCCTCTTTAGCTGACAGAAGTGTGGAAGTGAATAACGAGGAAATCATTCTCAATGAAATTTGTCAATCCAGGAGCAATTCTTGTGTTGAAGTCGAGAAATGTGAATCACAGTCGGCGGTCACCTTCAACACACCCCAGGTTCTGTTGAAGTCTGAAGATGGTGAAATGGTGGCGACAGTGGAGGAAGATGGGCAGTGCAAAAAGGCAAATGATCCGTGTTTGTCAACTGATACTCAGGGGGTAGTCGAAAAGCCACAAAGATCCTCTTGTGATGTTGGTTCTATGGAACAGCAGCCTACTAATATAAATCCTAGGAGACAGAGCACAAGAAATCGACCATTGACTGTTAAAGCAATGGAGTCCTTGGGAAATGAATTCTTGCATGTGCAGAGGAGACGGAAAAAGAAAGACATCCTGTCACACATTGATGCTTTCAGCCCATGCCGCAAGGCTCGTACAAGCAAAACAAAGCTGCATCGTCATAGTTCAGATCATGGAACTGCAGTTTTAGTAAAAGAAAAGCATTTAAGTGGAGATCATAAAATGGAGATTGTAGAGTTAGTGGAATGTTTCCAAGCCACTAAGCTAAATTAA